Proteins encoded within one genomic window of Bacillus thuringiensis:
- a CDS encoding toxic anion resistance protein — protein MTELEKKEPVSIVKDNNVEVVVDTVIKDAELEELNKEADLYVQKLNSEQNTDLSKVLSQLGDLGDKEQQAAGQTLSALKRPVTAMMNGKNEEIPNTLLELRKVVSELDPNSLKASGMKKIMFKVFKKNPLETYVHKYQSIDKQIEEIIRSLLIGRDNLQEDTVGLEMLKEQSHDKIHALDKQVYLGKKLAGMLEAEKQNPERQRDIPLINDALEKILVRTRNMQQAKSVLLQSIASVDIIKKNNEKLTEAIRNAITMTQNVVTVSAAIQLALTNQRKTIDAVNATNEAIESMVLSNSQALKQNTEETTKLLENPAISMDKLRESFQNVFAAIEASEKSSERIIESSKKFVIELDTFNDEMKQKLIQRPRK, from the coding sequence TTGACTGAACTCGAGAAAAAAGAACCTGTATCGATTGTGAAAGATAATAATGTAGAAGTAGTGGTTGATACAGTAATAAAAGATGCAGAACTAGAGGAACTGAATAAAGAAGCTGATCTTTATGTACAAAAGTTAAATAGCGAGCAAAATACGGATTTATCGAAAGTATTGTCTCAGCTAGGAGATTTAGGGGATAAAGAGCAACAAGCAGCAGGACAAACGTTATCAGCTCTAAAACGCCCTGTAACAGCGATGATGAATGGAAAAAATGAAGAAATTCCAAATACATTGTTAGAATTACGAAAAGTAGTGTCGGAGCTTGATCCGAATTCATTAAAAGCAAGTGGTATGAAGAAAATTATGTTTAAAGTATTCAAGAAAAATCCACTTGAAACATACGTGCATAAATATCAATCTATAGATAAGCAAATTGAGGAGATTATTAGATCCCTTCTAATTGGCCGTGATAACTTACAAGAAGATACTGTTGGCTTAGAGATGCTTAAGGAGCAATCGCACGATAAAATTCACGCTCTTGATAAACAAGTATACTTAGGGAAAAAACTTGCTGGTATGCTCGAAGCCGAGAAACAAAATCCAGAACGTCAAAGAGACATTCCATTAATTAATGATGCATTAGAAAAGATACTCGTACGTACCCGTAATATGCAGCAAGCGAAAAGCGTGTTATTACAATCTATCGCATCTGTAGACATCATTAAGAAAAATAATGAAAAATTAACAGAAGCAATTCGTAATGCAATTACGATGACGCAAAACGTTGTAACAGTTTCAGCCGCTATCCAACTAGCATTAACGAATCAACGTAAAACAATTGATGCTGTTAATGCGACAAATGAAGCAATTGAATCAATGGTATTAAGTAACTCACAAGCATTAAAACAAAATACAGAAGAAACAACAAAACTTCTTGAAAATCCTGCTATTAGCATGGATAAATTACGTGAATCATTCCAAAATGTGTTCGCTGCGATTGAGGCATCTGAAAAATCGTCAGAACGTATTATTGAGTCAAGTAAGAAGTTCGTTATTGAACTAGACACATTTAATGATGAGATGAAGCAGAAACTTATTCAGCGTCCAAGGAAATAA
- a CDS encoding DUF3974 domain-containing protein, translating to MSFIQTVLLLLGTLLLIAFTVVVLVVYFGRKLYFSWTKPYKRAHDSLEKLSNKSLPFLQEFTQHPLFYRWIRTEGKKEQHILNTLFCASGQRTREQVFSMLPKEKQKKVHVMAKTTKKLTNEDIDVAAMKVKDFLRQETQQTVKPTDLSFYKLYFYDRYPDALNTIQAYKRSINPSLQRTVDEITISVLNALPYYQEQRMFEQQHKLETFLMKDLTAMLSLVVQLPPSQRPEKEEELKIYLQNFQKEMEEVERDIRDSIDHDLNVKMRAATEKFKNK from the coding sequence ATGAGTTTCATTCAAACAGTACTATTACTACTCGGTACTTTGCTTTTAATAGCATTTACTGTTGTTGTTTTAGTCGTATATTTCGGGCGGAAACTGTATTTTTCATGGACGAAGCCATATAAAAGAGCACACGATTCTTTAGAAAAGTTATCGAATAAATCATTACCATTTCTACAAGAATTTACACAGCACCCACTCTTTTATCGCTGGATTCGTACGGAAGGAAAAAAAGAGCAACATATATTAAACACTCTTTTCTGTGCATCGGGCCAACGTACGAGAGAACAAGTATTCTCAATGTTACCGAAAGAAAAACAGAAAAAAGTACATGTAATGGCAAAAACAACGAAAAAACTTACAAACGAAGATATTGATGTAGCGGCTATGAAAGTAAAAGATTTTTTAAGACAAGAAACGCAGCAAACAGTAAAGCCGACAGACTTATCGTTTTATAAATTGTATTTTTATGATCGATATCCAGATGCATTAAATACAATTCAAGCGTATAAACGCTCAATAAATCCTTCATTACAACGAACGGTTGATGAAATTACAATTTCAGTATTAAATGCCTTGCCGTATTATCAGGAGCAGCGTATGTTTGAACAACAACATAAACTCGAAACGTTCTTAATGAAAGATTTAACAGCGATGCTATCTTTAGTGGTGCAATTACCACCTTCACAACGACCAGAAAAAGAAGAAGAATTAAAAATCTACTTGCAAAATTTCCAAAAAGAAATGGAAGAAGTAGAGCGAGATATTCGTGACTCGATTGATCACGATTTGAATGTGAAGATGAGAGCAGCGACTGAGAAGTTTAAGAATAAATAA
- a CDS encoding glycoside hydrolase family 10 protein, producing MIVKRLFMICCIVILFIPFSFISPHSTYAEVNTTYKKHELRAVWIASVLNIDWPSKTGLPIENQKQEFIKLLDDVKNTGMNAVVVQIKPTADAFYPSNYGPWSEYITGIQGKDPGYDPLAFMIEEAHKRNIEFHAWINPYRITMNHTDINRLSNNHPARQHPDWVVSYGGKLYYNPGIPEVKKFITEGALEIVQNYDIDALHMDDYFYPYKVAGEQFPDQKTYETYNNGKFTNIEDWRRDNVNELVKDLHATIKQEKSYVKFGISPFGVWRNIADDPTGSNTTAGQRNFDDLYADTREWIQKGYIDYITPQIYWNIGFTPAAYDILVDWWVKETNNKPIHLYIGQAAYKINNNSVPAWFDPEEYPRQIALNRLFPDIKGSMHFSLKDINNNPLGVKDRLTNDLYKHPALIPPMPWLDHNPPKQPTLKGAIPREEGIAVGIIDNRENDSAYYAIYRVNGKSEVNIENPKNLLTTIRKTKPGEIYVDKTAIPGETYTYVVTAVDRLHNESVASSHTTVTAK from the coding sequence ATGATCGTTAAACGTTTATTTATGATATGTTGTATCGTCATCTTGTTCATCCCTTTCTCTTTCATTTCCCCTCACTCTACTTATGCTGAAGTAAATACTACGTACAAAAAACACGAATTACGTGCTGTATGGATCGCATCTGTTCTTAATATTGATTGGCCTTCAAAAACTGGCTTACCAATTGAAAATCAAAAACAAGAATTTATTAAATTATTAGACGATGTAAAAAACACCGGTATGAATGCAGTCGTTGTACAAATAAAACCAACCGCTGATGCTTTTTACCCTTCAAATTACGGTCCTTGGTCTGAATACATTACGGGTATACAAGGAAAAGATCCCGGATACGACCCACTAGCATTTATGATTGAAGAAGCACATAAAAGAAATATAGAATTCCACGCCTGGATTAATCCATACCGAATAACGATGAATCATACTGATATAAATCGATTATCAAATAATCATCCTGCAAGACAGCACCCGGATTGGGTTGTATCTTATGGCGGGAAATTATATTACAACCCTGGTATTCCAGAAGTAAAAAAGTTTATAACTGAAGGTGCTTTAGAAATCGTACAAAATTACGATATTGATGCGTTGCATATGGATGATTATTTTTATCCATATAAAGTAGCGGGCGAACAATTCCCCGATCAAAAAACGTATGAAACATATAATAACGGTAAATTTACAAATATAGAAGATTGGCGACGTGACAACGTAAATGAGCTTGTAAAAGATTTACATGCTACTATCAAACAAGAAAAATCATACGTAAAGTTTGGCATTAGCCCCTTTGGCGTATGGCGAAATATAGCTGATGATCCGACTGGCTCTAACACAACTGCCGGCCAAAGAAACTTTGATGATCTTTATGCTGATACACGTGAGTGGATACAAAAAGGTTACATTGACTACATTACACCGCAAATATATTGGAATATAGGTTTCACTCCCGCTGCATATGACATATTAGTAGATTGGTGGGTAAAAGAAACAAATAATAAACCGATTCACCTATACATCGGTCAGGCAGCCTATAAAATTAATAATAACTCTGTCCCCGCCTGGTTTGATCCGGAAGAATATCCAAGACAGATTGCATTAAACCGGTTATTCCCTGATATAAAAGGTAGTATGCATTTTAGCTTAAAAGATATTAATAACAATCCACTCGGAGTGAAAGATAGACTCACAAACGACTTATATAAACATCCTGCATTAATCCCGCCTATGCCTTGGCTTGATCACAATCCACCAAAACAACCGACTTTAAAAGGTGCTATCCCAAGAGAGGAAGGTATCGCTGTAGGTATCATTGATAATAGAGAGAATGATTCTGCTTATTACGCTATTTACCGCGTGAATGGAAAAAGTGAAGTGAATATAGAAAATCCGAAAAATTTACTTACTACTATAAGAAAGACAAAACCTGGAGAAATTTATGTAGATAAAACGGCTATTCCTGGAGAAACATATACGTATGTTGTAACTGCGGTTGATCGATTGCATAATGAAAGTGTTGCATCTAGTCATACTACCGTTACAGCAAAATAA
- a CDS encoding PTS sugar transporter subunit IIB, with translation MKVLFVCSGGMSSAIVVNALKKEAEKKGMNMEVHAIGTSEVEEEVKNGWDVVMVAPQVRHRFDSVKKFAEEESIPCGIIPPQAYTPLGGPTLLKTVNDLIR, from the coding sequence ATGAAGGTTTTGTTCGTTTGTTCTGGAGGAATGTCCAGCGCAATTGTTGTAAACGCTTTAAAAAAAGAGGCGGAGAAAAAGGGTATGAATATGGAAGTGCATGCGATTGGAACAAGTGAGGTGGAAGAAGAAGTAAAGAATGGTTGGGATGTTGTAATGGTTGCACCACAAGTAAGACATCGATTTGACTCTGTAAAAAAATTTGCAGAAGAGGAGTCTATTCCGTGTGGTATCATTCCGCCGCAAGCATATACGCCGCTTGGTGGACCGACTTTATTAAAGACTGTAAATGATTTAATTCGTTAG
- a CDS encoding PTS sugar transporter subunit IIC gives MNKFVTFLDKNLSGPMARLSEQRHLQAIRDGVISALPFIIVGSFFLIVAFPPLPKDSFISVWALKNQTSILIPYRLTMFIMSLYIAFGIGYNLAKSYKLDALSGAQLAVCSLLLTLTPELIDKKGFMLPMTNLGGHGLFVTMIVSILSVEILRFCKKKNVMIKMPEQVPPSVSRSFEALIPAAFVIIIMSLVTVVFSIDLHHVVDKLAAPLVKAGDSYFGVMIPVFLITFFWSFGIHGVSVVGTVARPLWEVYLGKNGEAVASGADQLPFISPEPLYQWFIWIGGSGATLGLVLAMIVFGRSKYSKALSRTCIVPGIFNINEPVIFGLPIVLNPILIIPFIITPLVTATVAYSATAMGFVTPTHIMPPWTLPAPIGAYLATGGDWRAIVLVFINITISFLIYLPFFKMYDKNMLEIEKNGEGESVNP, from the coding sequence ATGAATAAGTTTGTCACGTTTCTTGATAAAAACTTATCTGGACCGATGGCAAGACTTTCTGAACAGAGACATTTACAAGCAATCCGTGATGGAGTTATTTCAGCATTACCATTTATTATTGTAGGAAGTTTCTTTTTAATCGTAGCATTTCCACCATTACCGAAAGATAGTTTCATATCAGTTTGGGCATTAAAGAATCAAACAAGTATATTAATACCATATCGGTTAACGATGTTTATTATGTCTTTATATATAGCATTTGGAATAGGATATAATCTAGCGAAGAGTTATAAGTTAGATGCTTTATCGGGAGCACAGCTTGCAGTATGTTCACTGCTATTAACATTAACCCCTGAATTAATTGATAAAAAAGGATTTATGCTTCCAATGACAAATCTCGGAGGTCATGGATTATTCGTGACGATGATTGTTTCTATTTTATCCGTAGAGATTTTAAGGTTTTGTAAGAAGAAAAATGTAATGATTAAAATGCCAGAACAAGTACCGCCATCTGTGTCGCGTTCATTTGAAGCACTTATACCTGCTGCATTCGTTATTATTATAATGAGTCTAGTAACTGTCGTTTTTAGCATTGATTTACACCATGTTGTTGATAAATTAGCAGCACCATTAGTAAAAGCTGGGGATAGTTACTTCGGTGTAATGATTCCAGTGTTTTTAATTACGTTTTTTTGGTCATTCGGAATCCATGGTGTATCGGTTGTTGGAACTGTTGCTCGGCCATTATGGGAAGTATACCTAGGGAAAAATGGTGAAGCAGTTGCTAGTGGAGCAGATCAGTTGCCATTTATTTCACCAGAGCCGTTATATCAATGGTTTATATGGATTGGCGGTTCTGGTGCGACATTAGGGCTTGTATTAGCTATGATTGTATTTGGTCGATCAAAATATTCGAAAGCATTATCAAGAACTTGTATTGTTCCGGGTATTTTTAATATAAATGAGCCAGTCATATTCGGATTACCGATTGTACTAAATCCAATTTTAATTATCCCATTCATCATTACACCACTTGTAACGGCAACTGTTGCATATTCAGCAACTGCGATGGGATTTGTAACACCAACACATATTATGCCACCGTGGACATTACCAGCTCCAATTGGTGCGTATTTAGCTACAGGCGGAGATTGGCGTGCAATAGTATTAGTTTTTATAAATATAACAATATCATTCCTTATTTATTTACCATTCTTTAAAATGTACGACAAAAATATGCTTGAAATTGAGAAGAATGGTGAAGGGGAATCTGTTAATCCATAA
- the anmK gene encoding anhydro-N-acetylmuramic acid kinase AnmK encodes MYIAGVMSGTSLDGIDVALVHIEGSGVESKVELIYFTTVPFCNDMKNEIQQALSIENSNVQLICSLNFKLGLCFANAIKEVCKEANFPLKQLDSIGSHGQTIYHQPKQDGNMIPSTLQIGEPAVIAYETNTTVISNFRTMDMAAGGQGAPLVPYSEVILYRHQTKNRLLQNIGGIGNVTVIPSHLSDKSVIAFDTGPGNMIIDEVCKRLFQLSYDQNGRIAKRGVVVDDILTYCMNHPFLKMNPPKSTGREQFGEEFVSELLKRYEQHSKENILTTVTMFTASSIIHHYKEFILPYYEIDEVILGGGGSYNHTLVEMIRYGLKEEKCAIFIQEDIGYSSQAKEAIAFAILANETHHRNPSNVPSATGAKKSVILGNVTYPSI; translated from the coding sequence ATGTATATTGCAGGGGTAATGTCTGGTACTTCATTAGATGGAATAGATGTAGCGCTCGTTCATATAGAAGGGAGTGGTGTAGAGTCTAAGGTCGAACTCATCTATTTTACTACAGTTCCATTTTGTAATGATATGAAAAATGAAATCCAACAAGCGTTGTCAATAGAAAATTCAAATGTACAACTCATTTGTAGTTTGAATTTCAAACTTGGTTTGTGTTTTGCCAACGCTATAAAAGAAGTTTGTAAAGAGGCCAATTTTCCATTGAAACAATTAGATTCAATAGGTTCTCACGGACAAACGATTTATCATCAGCCAAAGCAAGATGGCAATATGATACCTTCCACATTGCAAATTGGGGAACCAGCAGTAATAGCATACGAAACGAATACGACGGTTATCTCGAATTTTCGAACGATGGACATGGCAGCAGGGGGACAAGGTGCACCACTTGTGCCATATTCAGAGGTCATTTTGTATCGTCATCAAACTAAAAATAGACTGCTACAAAATATTGGTGGGATTGGTAATGTTACAGTAATACCAAGTCACCTAAGTGATAAGAGCGTTATAGCTTTTGATACTGGTCCAGGGAATATGATAATTGATGAAGTATGTAAAAGATTATTTCAGTTGTCATATGATCAAAATGGTAGGATTGCAAAACGTGGAGTAGTTGTAGATGATATTTTAACTTATTGTATGAACCATCCGTTTTTGAAAATGAATCCACCAAAATCAACAGGGAGAGAACAGTTTGGAGAAGAATTTGTAAGTGAGTTATTGAAGCGATATGAACAGCATAGTAAAGAAAATATATTGACGACTGTCACGATGTTTACAGCGAGTTCAATTATTCATCATTATAAGGAGTTTATTCTGCCGTATTATGAAATCGATGAGGTGATATTAGGTGGTGGCGGCAGTTATAATCATACACTTGTTGAAATGATACGGTATGGATTGAAGGAAGAAAAATGTGCAATATTTATTCAAGAAGATATAGGCTATTCTTCACAGGCGAAAGAAGCAATCGCCTTTGCAATTTTAGCAAACGAAACGCATCATCGTAATCCGAGTAATGTGCCAAGCGCAACAGGTGCAAAGAAATCTGTAATTTTAGGGAATGTAACATACCCTTCAATATGA
- a CDS encoding BadF/BadG/BcrA/BcrD ATPase family protein: MKYMIGVDGGGTKTEAIAFDKDGNELVRATSGFGNILIDFEEALVHIMEAIDQCQKSVVKEHCVCICLGLAGISGANTNELILRLQKKYGTQIEVFNDAMIAHAAALQGKDGILTIGGTGAICLGKKGEVHEYSGGWGHILGDEGSGYWIALQGLKRMANQFDQGVTLCPLSLSIQGEFQLLTSSHIKRLVYSSSKDKVAAIAPLIIQEARNGNDDAYEIMMQAGKELAKMTVNLYNKMQFKLATPIVVSGSILRLVPEIYTEFKKCCVKSIGEVTFVSQSEPATKGTYYLMKNIYFKK, translated from the coding sequence ATGAAGTATATGATTGGAGTAGACGGCGGGGGAACAAAGACAGAAGCAATTGCATTTGATAAAGACGGAAACGAGCTTGTAAGAGCTACTAGTGGATTTGGAAATATATTAATAGATTTTGAAGAAGCTCTTGTGCATATTATGGAAGCGATTGATCAATGCCAGAAAAGTGTAGTGAAAGAGCATTGCGTTTGTATTTGTTTAGGGTTAGCAGGTATAAGTGGAGCAAATACAAATGAATTAATATTACGTCTACAAAAGAAGTACGGAACACAAATTGAAGTTTTTAATGACGCAATGATTGCGCATGCAGCTGCTTTACAAGGTAAGGATGGAATTTTAACAATTGGCGGCACAGGTGCGATTTGTTTAGGGAAAAAAGGAGAAGTGCACGAGTATAGCGGTGGATGGGGACATATTTTAGGAGATGAAGGAAGCGGATATTGGATTGCGTTACAAGGTTTAAAGAGAATGGCAAATCAATTTGATCAAGGAGTTACACTTTGTCCATTAAGCTTAAGTATTCAAGGTGAGTTTCAACTTCTGACATCGTCTCATATAAAAAGACTAGTATATAGTTCTTCAAAAGATAAAGTTGCAGCAATTGCACCATTAATTATTCAGGAAGCGAGAAATGGGAATGATGATGCATATGAAATTATGATGCAAGCTGGTAAGGAATTAGCGAAAATGACAGTAAATCTTTATAATAAGATGCAATTTAAGTTGGCAACTCCCATTGTAGTAAGTGGAAGCATATTGCGTTTAGTTCCTGAAATATATACTGAATTTAAGAAATGCTGCGTAAAGAGTATAGGAGAAGTTACCTTTGTATCACAATCAGAACCAGCAACGAAAGGAACCTATTATTTAATGAAGAATATATATTTTAAAAAATAG
- the plsY gene encoding glycerol-3-phosphate 1-O-acyltransferase PlsY has protein sequence MINSMQFLYLVASYLFGNILTAYIVTKWKHNVDIRDEGSGNPGARNMGRVYGKGYFVATFLGDAIKGAIVVSIAKYLFEDSTFIMLALLAVLLGHIYPILFKGKGGKGISTFIGGLIAFDYLIALTLVVVFIIFYLIFKGFTKPGLITIACLPVCMILYSYSIVTTILSALIIVFILYVNRE, from the coding sequence ATGATTAATAGTATGCAATTTTTGTATTTGGTGGCTTCTTATTTATTTGGAAACATATTGACCGCTTATATAGTCACGAAATGGAAACATAACGTTGATATTCGGGATGAAGGAAGTGGTAATCCTGGCGCAAGAAACATGGGGCGCGTATATGGAAAAGGGTATTTCGTTGCTACATTTTTAGGTGATGCAATTAAAGGGGCAATTGTAGTTTCTATTGCAAAATACCTTTTTGAAGATTCTACATTTATAATGTTAGCTTTACTGGCTGTTTTACTTGGACATATTTATCCAATTTTATTTAAAGGCAAGGGCGGTAAAGGCATTTCGACATTTATTGGAGGGCTAATCGCATTTGATTACTTGATAGCGCTTACTCTTGTTGTTGTTTTTATTATTTTTTATTTAATCTTTAAAGGATTTACGAAGCCAGGTTTAATTACAATCGCTTGTTTGCCAGTTTGCATGATTTTGTATTCGTACTCTATTGTTACGACTATTTTAAGTGCTCTCATAATTGTATTTATTTTATATGTAAACCGAGAATGA
- a CDS encoding aminotransferase class V-fold PLP-dependent enzyme, whose translation MGLIYKVADKAWEFESIHKLNYKTFVEEIPQHEETKERVRIDRFHEENTYLICLDDYKLVGMVALRGKRPFSLDYKISNLDFYLQEHGENVYEIRLLSVEREYRNGRALLGLIRFLHRYLLLNGYELALISATTRELPLYEQMGFKPFHTLVGTEEAAFQPMYVTPAMFEESSVGGIMTKEYTFLPGPVDIEENVRKAFSTKTVSHRSKSFQVTMGNVKKRLLQMTKAKHVQIMLGTGTLANDAIALQLRSLKGKGLVLTNGEFGNRLVGHATRAQLHFDTYKKEIGEPFIYTELEKIMGTGNYEWLWFVHHETSTGMLNDLDELNTICNKHEMKLCVDCISSIGAIPIDLKDVYFASGVSGKAIKSFTGVSFVFHNHNVKVNETLPAYMDIGMYEENESIPYSHSWNLIYALQEALKRFEVETAFVKIKETYDYMEEAITSIGLNLVSPKEHAAPIILTIQLDEDQSSKTVGDALALQGYIIHYESAYLQKNNWIQIACLNDYKERDMKRMLNCLQMYILQSGVHI comes from the coding sequence ATGGGGTTAATTTATAAAGTTGCTGATAAAGCTTGGGAATTTGAAAGTATACATAAATTGAATTATAAAACATTTGTAGAAGAAATTCCGCAACATGAAGAAACGAAAGAGCGTGTTCGTATAGATCGTTTTCACGAAGAAAATACATATTTAATTTGTTTAGATGACTATAAGTTAGTAGGTATGGTTGCGTTGCGAGGAAAACGACCATTCTCGTTAGATTATAAAATTTCAAATCTAGATTTTTATTTGCAAGAACATGGAGAAAATGTATATGAAATTCGTTTACTTTCAGTAGAACGTGAATATCGAAATGGGAGAGCGCTGTTGGGATTAATTCGTTTTCTACATCGTTATCTGCTTCTAAATGGATATGAATTGGCACTCATTTCTGCGACAACACGTGAACTACCTTTATATGAGCAAATGGGATTCAAACCTTTCCATACGTTAGTTGGTACAGAAGAAGCTGCTTTTCAGCCCATGTATGTAACACCTGCTATGTTTGAAGAATCAAGTGTTGGGGGGATTATGACGAAAGAATACACGTTTTTACCTGGTCCAGTAGATATTGAAGAGAATGTTCGAAAGGCATTTTCTACGAAGACTGTTTCGCATCGCTCTAAGTCATTTCAAGTGACGATGGGCAATGTAAAGAAACGATTACTGCAGATGACAAAAGCAAAGCATGTACAAATAATGTTAGGAACAGGGACGTTAGCGAATGATGCAATTGCTTTACAATTACGTTCTTTAAAAGGAAAAGGACTAGTATTAACAAATGGGGAATTTGGTAATAGATTAGTTGGACATGCAACACGTGCACAATTACATTTTGATACGTATAAAAAAGAAATAGGAGAACCGTTTATTTATACAGAATTAGAAAAGATAATGGGAACTGGAAATTATGAATGGCTTTGGTTTGTTCACCATGAAACATCAACTGGAATGTTAAATGATTTAGACGAGCTGAACACCATTTGTAACAAGCACGAAATGAAGCTTTGTGTAGATTGTATCAGTTCGATTGGAGCAATACCGATAGATTTAAAGGATGTATATTTTGCAAGCGGTGTTAGTGGAAAGGCAATTAAATCGTTTACTGGAGTATCTTTCGTTTTTCATAATCATAATGTGAAAGTAAACGAGACATTACCGGCCTATATGGACATTGGTATGTACGAAGAAAATGAAAGTATTCCATATTCTCATTCATGGAATTTAATTTATGCTTTGCAAGAAGCATTGAAGAGATTTGAAGTTGAAACAGCATTTGTAAAAATAAAAGAGACATATGATTATATGGAAGAAGCTATTACAAGTATAGGACTAAACCTTGTTTCACCTAAAGAACATGCCGCACCAATTATACTTACGATTCAATTAGATGAGGATCAGTCTTCTAAAACAGTAGGTGATGCGTTAGCATTACAAGGATATATTATCCATTATGAATCAGCATATTTACAAAAGAATAACTGGATTCAAATTGCATGTTTAAATGATTATAAAGAACGTGATATGAAGAGGATGTTAAATTGTTTGCAAATGTATATATTACAGAGTGGGGTACATATATAA
- the tdcB gene encoding bifunctional threonine ammonia-lyase/L-serine ammonia-lyase TdcB has product MITKKLPLHIDDIKKAQTILDRNVRKTPLVKSFYLTSKTGGEIHLKLENMQLTGSFKFRGAFNKMSQLTDQEKERGVIACSAGNHAQGVALSAHLLGIKSKIVMPISAPQAKVEATRGYGSEVILYGETFDDAKAKCEEIIRETGETYLHPYDDVEVMAGQGTIGLDILDDMWDVDTVIVPIGGGGIISGIAVALKSFNPSINIIGVQADNVHGMKASYDRGTIVEHYEAPTIADGCAVKIPGNLTFEIVKELVDDIVTVSEGELEVAMKDLLQRGKAVVEGAGALATAALLAGKVDTYIKGKKVVAVISGGNVDLQRISSVCEQFFVANEVK; this is encoded by the coding sequence ATGATAACTAAAAAACTACCATTGCATATAGACGATATTAAAAAAGCTCAAACTATTTTGGACAGAAATGTTCGTAAAACGCCATTAGTAAAATCATTTTATTTGACTAGTAAAACAGGTGGAGAAATTCACTTGAAATTAGAAAATATGCAATTAACAGGTTCGTTTAAATTCCGTGGTGCGTTTAACAAAATGTCACAGCTTACAGATCAAGAAAAAGAAAGAGGAGTAATTGCTTGTTCCGCTGGTAATCATGCGCAAGGAGTCGCTTTATCTGCTCATTTACTTGGTATTAAGAGTAAAATTGTGATGCCGATTTCTGCCCCTCAGGCGAAAGTTGAAGCAACTAGAGGATATGGATCAGAAGTGATTTTATATGGTGAGACTTTTGATGATGCGAAGGCAAAATGTGAGGAGATTATTAGGGAAACAGGCGAAACATACTTACATCCATATGATGATGTAGAGGTAATGGCTGGTCAAGGTACAATTGGTTTGGACATTCTTGATGATATGTGGGATGTTGATACTGTCATTGTACCAATTGGCGGTGGTGGAATTATTTCTGGAATTGCTGTTGCATTAAAATCTTTTAATCCATCCATTAATATTATTGGTGTCCAAGCAGACAATGTTCATGGGATGAAGGCATCTTATGACAGAGGTACAATTGTAGAACATTATGAGGCACCTACTATAGCAGATGGTTGCGCGGTAAAAATACCAGGCAATTTAACTTTTGAAATTGTAAAAGAATTAGTAGATGATATTGTAACAGTATCAGAAGGCGAATTAGAAGTAGCGATGAAAGACCTATTACAGCGTGGTAAAGCTGTTGTAGAAGGTGCAGGTGCATTAGCTACTGCTGCTTTACTTGCAGGGAAAGTGGATACATATATTAAAGGGAAAAAAGTAGTAGCGGTTATATCTGGTGGGAACGTAGACTTACAGCGTATTTCGAGTGTTTGTGAGCAATTTTTTGTAGCGAATGAAGTGAAATAG
- a CDS encoding YkvA family protein, which translates to MEKQTLWKKFKKSSANLGKSSVYESIILYYTMRKKGLPTKAKFIILAALSYYVLAIDFIPDIAAIIGIGLLDDVLAIAIAHKFVMRHADAEIREKSKIKMETLFTSTQA; encoded by the coding sequence ATGGAGAAACAGACACTTTGGAAAAAATTTAAGAAAAGCTCAGCAAACCTTGGGAAATCTAGCGTATATGAAAGTATTATTTTATACTACACAATGAGAAAAAAAGGGTTACCTACTAAGGCGAAATTCATAATATTAGCCGCTTTATCCTATTACGTATTAGCAATCGATTTTATTCCAGATATAGCTGCTATTATTGGGATTGGCTTATTAGATGATGTTTTAGCAATTGCTATAGCGCATAAATTTGTAATGAGGCACGCAGACGCTGAAATTCGAGAAAAGAGTAAAATCAAAATGGAGACATTATTTACTTCAACACAGGCATAA